One Deinococcus seoulensis DNA window includes the following coding sequences:
- a CDS encoding 3-deoxy-7-phosphoheptulonate synthase → MTHPDPIIEAGRTENLNVSGFTPLITPRALKALHPLTAQAEATVLAGRKAAQDILHGRDDRLLVVVGPCSIHDHEQAVEYAHRLAALRERVKDRLEVHMRVYVDKPRTTVGWRGYLLDPDMDGSNNINRGLELTRKLMVQVSEMGLPVATELLDPFAPQYVFDAVAWACLGARTTESQTHRVMSSAVSAPMGFKNGTGGGIKLAVDAIVAAAAPHAFFTVDDDGQACIVHTLGNPDGHVILRGGRGGPNYAPQFVREAADLMRAAGLDPAVMVDCSHANSGSDHTRQGLVWRDVLHQRAAGQDAVRGLMIESNLRPGKQGIPADLSTLVPGLSVTDACVGWDETEALLLEAHAALGELALGRETVSG, encoded by the coding sequence ATGACGCACCCGGACCCCATCATCGAAGCTGGCCGTACCGAGAACCTCAACGTGAGCGGCTTCACGCCCCTGATCACCCCCCGCGCCCTGAAAGCCCTGCATCCCCTGACCGCGCAGGCCGAGGCGACCGTCCTGGCCGGACGCAAAGCCGCGCAGGACATCCTGCACGGCCGAGACGACCGCCTGCTGGTCGTGGTCGGCCCCTGCTCGATCCACGACCACGAGCAGGCCGTCGAGTACGCCCACCGCCTCGCGGCGCTGCGTGAACGCGTGAAGGACCGCCTGGAAGTGCACATGCGCGTGTACGTGGATAAACCCCGCACCACCGTCGGCTGGCGCGGCTACCTGCTCGACCCGGACATGGACGGCAGCAACAACATCAACCGGGGCCTGGAACTGACCCGCAAACTCATGGTGCAGGTCAGCGAGATGGGCCTGCCCGTCGCCACGGAACTCCTGGACCCCTTCGCGCCGCAGTACGTGTTCGACGCGGTCGCCTGGGCCTGCCTGGGCGCGCGCACCACCGAAAGCCAGACGCACCGCGTCATGAGCAGCGCCGTGTCCGCCCCGATGGGCTTCAAGAACGGCACGGGCGGCGGCATCAAACTCGCCGTGGACGCCATCGTCGCCGCCGCCGCCCCGCACGCCTTCTTCACCGTCGACGACGACGGACAGGCCTGCATCGTCCACACCCTCGGCAACCCCGACGGGCACGTGATCCTGCGCGGCGGACGCGGCGGCCCCAACTACGCCCCGCAGTTCGTCAGGGAAGCCGCCGACCTCATGCGCGCCGCCGGACTCGACCCGGCTGTCATGGTGGACTGCTCGCACGCCAACAGCGGCAGCGACCACACCCGTCAGGGCCTCGTGTGGCGCGACGTGCTGCACCAGCGCGCCGCCGGGCAGGACGCCGTGCGCGGCCTGATGATCGAGAGCAACCTCCGCCCCGGCAAGCAGGGCATCCCCGCCGACCTGAGCACTCTGGTGCCCGGCCTGAGCGTCACGGACGCCTGCGTCGGCTGGGACGAGACCGAGGCGCTGCTGCTCGAAGCGCACGCCGCGCTGGGCGAGCTGGCGCTGGGCCGCGAGACCGTCAGCGGCTGA
- a CDS encoding permease prefix domain 1-containing protein, producing the protein MSRVSRYVRRATTGLPRHERLEVAAELRTHLLDRVRQLEAEGFSREEAEHLAVTAMGHPTGTNRALLGHVFTTALGWTLLTALMTGGGGWWVWKNVPLPLPGVREASWNWSQDLSSDDLRDVLATPDAPRGQMLAATLRVPPTTEWVYVALTPLAQTKGRASLSAHQLVPAPGTGPNRVRLARAVLGSSPWDAKLCEGDGLALFAALTWPAEKDPSRASPTCLADLPPRAGLDWIQGSWGRTSWTVRDIRSSNHRSARVLPMNEWTPLAVYGLDYTQPGGKQRSVMWREDGQEMKVAYLYSVMPADHRRHPARNGTALNVTFIQDGPTNWRKGTPDLPWPQPDLSR; encoded by the coding sequence GTGAGCCGCGTGTCCCGCTACGTCCGCCGCGCCACCACCGGCCTGCCCCGCCACGAACGCCTGGAGGTCGCCGCCGAACTCCGCACGCACCTGCTCGACCGGGTGCGGCAACTGGAGGCCGAGGGATTCAGCCGCGAGGAGGCCGAGCATCTGGCCGTGACCGCCATGGGCCACCCGACGGGCACCAACCGCGCCCTGCTGGGGCACGTGTTCACGACCGCGCTGGGCTGGACGCTCCTGACCGCCCTGATGACTGGTGGTGGAGGCTGGTGGGTGTGGAAGAACGTGCCGCTCCCGCTGCCCGGCGTGCGCGAGGCCAGCTGGAACTGGTCGCAGGACCTGAGCAGCGACGACCTGCGGGACGTGCTCGCCACACCGGACGCCCCCCGTGGTCAGATGCTGGCCGCCACCCTGCGGGTTCCGCCGACGACCGAGTGGGTGTATGTGGCCCTGACACCGCTGGCGCAGACGAAGGGGCGCGCCTCACTGTCCGCCCACCAGCTGGTTCCCGCGCCGGGCACAGGGCCGAACCGGGTGCGGCTGGCACGGGCCGTGCTGGGAAGCAGTCCCTGGGACGCCAAGCTGTGCGAAGGAGACGGGCTGGCGCTGTTCGCGGCCCTGACCTGGCCCGCCGAGAAAGACCCTTCCCGCGCATCTCCCACCTGTCTGGCGGACCTTCCACCCCGTGCTGGCCTCGACTGGATTCAGGGCAGCTGGGGGCGGACCTCATGGACCGTCCGGGACATCCGGAGCAGCAACCACCGCTCAGCCCGGGTGCTGCCCATGAACGAGTGGACGCCCCTGGCCGTGTACGGCCTGGACTACACCCAGCCGGGCGGGAAGCAGCGGAGCGTGATGTGGCGGGAGGACGGGCAGGAGATGAAGGTGGCGTACCTGTACTCGGTAATGCCCGCTGACCACCGGCGGCACCCGGCCAGGAATGGCACCGCCCTGAACGTGACCTTCATACAGGACGGGCCGACCAACTGGCGCAAGGGCACGCCGGACCTTCCCTGGCCGCAACCGGACCTCAGCCGCTGA
- a CDS encoding PadR family transcriptional regulator: MNPLKSGTIDLVILAAVQEQPRYGLELAQHIGTRSGGLFELSEGTLYPALLRLSRAGLIEGQWHPTPGGGSPRKVYTLTDSGGQELTRRRGEWQKLQAAVNALISRSLA, from the coding sequence TTGAACCCACTCAAATCCGGCACCATCGACCTCGTCATCCTCGCGGCCGTTCAGGAACAGCCCCGCTACGGCCTGGAACTCGCGCAGCATATCGGCACCCGCAGCGGCGGCCTGTTCGAACTCAGCGAGGGCACCCTCTACCCCGCCCTGCTGCGCCTCAGTCGCGCCGGACTCATCGAGGGCCAGTGGCACCCCACCCCCGGCGGCGGCAGTCCCCGCAAGGTGTACACCCTGACCGACAGCGGCGGCCAGGAACTCACGCGGCGGCGCGGCGAATGGCAGAAACTCCAGGCGGCCGTGAACGCCCTGATCAGCCGGAGCCTCGCGTGA